GACATTCACCATCCGTTTGCGGGCATAACCGCTGATACTCATCACCGTTCCTACGCCATAGCGCGGATGTCTGACCCGCATGCCGACCGAGAAACCCTGCGGAATCTCAGCGGCCTGTGGTGAATCCTTGAGGAGGTCCGCGCCGGTCATCAACAGAGGACGCTTTGGATTGGCTGCCTTCAAAGCGGCGGTGTCAATCTCGCCTCGCTTGACGGATTCCACAAATTCATCAAAGTGCGAGCGGGATTCAAACAGTTCATCAGTCGTCTGATCGTTGAGCTTTACATCGATTTCTTTGAGGAAGTCACTGGTGATGGTTCTCCACGGACGACCGCGCATTGAACGTTCACGTGTCTGGGTCAGATACAGGCACTGTTCCGCCCGGGTGATTCCCACAAAAAACAGGCGGCGTTCTTCTTCCAGTCCGTCGCGCAGTTCTTCACGCAGCACCCGTTCGTGCGGAATCAGGTTCTGTTCGACACCGATAATAAACACCACCGGATATTCCAGTCCTTTCGCCGCATGCAGCGTCATCAGGGTCACACGCCCCGCGTCCGCATCCAGCTGGTCCGTCGCGCTGGCCAGCGTACTGACTTCCAGAAAACCTTCCAGTGTCGTTTCTTCACCGTAGATGTCATCATACTTTTTGGCAGTGGAGAGCAGTTCGTTGACGTTCGCAATCCGTTGCTGATCATCTTCGTCCGGACTTTCTTTCCAGCTGTCGACCAACCGCGTACTATCGATGATATTTTCCATCAGATGCGCGACGGCTCCCGAATCGGCCATCGAAAATCCGTTGATCATCTTGGCAAACCGCGCCAGCATGGTCGCTGCCCGTTTGGAAAGTTTCGGGCAGTCTGCTGCCTGATGGGCGGCTTCCAGCAGACTGATCCCGCGCTCGTCGGCCCAGCGAATCAGTTTATTCTGCGTTGTTTTGCCGATGCCTCGGAGGGGCTTATTGACAATACGTGAGAACGCGATGCGATCGTCGGGGTTGTTGACCAGTTTCAAGTAGGAGAGCAGGTCTTTGACTTCCGTGCGTTCATAAAAGGCGACACTGCCCGCCAGCTGGTAGGGTATTTTATGCCGGGCCAGCGCCAGCTCCAGTTCACGCGAAAGCGAGTTGACCCGGTAAAAAATGGCGAAATCTGTGTATGCATGGTCTCCCTGATCGATGGCATTGCGAATGCGTCTCGCGATATCGTCTGCTTCGTGCCTTTCATCCTGAAAACAGAGCAGCTCGACCGGAGAACCGTCCTGGTTTTCCGTAAACAGCGACTTGGCTTTGCGGCGTTGATTGTGAGAAATCAGATCGTCGGCGACGCGGAGAATTTCTTTCGTACTGCGAAAATTCTGTTCGAGTCGAATCGTTTTACAGTCGGGAAAATCCCGTTCGAACTGTAGAATGTTTTCAATTTTCGCACCGCGCCAGCCATAAATTGACTGGTCCGGGTCACCAGTGACGCACAGGTTGCGCGTGTTGAGCGAGAGTCCCATTACGATCTGATACTGGGCCAGGTTCGTATCCTGATATTCATCTACGAGAATATATTGATAACGTTCATCGAGTGTCGCCCGTAACTCGGGGGAGCCTTTGAGCAGGCTGGCGACATGCAGTAATAAGTCGTCAAAGTCAACGGCATTGGATTCGAGCAGCAGTTTCTGATACATCGGATATACGCGGGCCGCGACGGCCTGCAGGTGATCGCCCACCGATTCCTGATAGATTTCGACGAATCGCTCAACGGTGATCAGGTCATTTTTGGCACGGCTGATCATTGATGCGATGGTCGATGGATTATAGGCCACGGTATCGATGTCTAATTCATTCAGTACGAAACGAATTAACTGATGTTGATCGGTCGTGTCAAAAATCGAGAAGTTACTGTCCAACCCCACGCCGCGTCCGTAACGTCTCAAGATTTTGACGCAGAACTTATGAAAGGTGGAAATCTCCACGCGCGAATCGGGAATCAGCTGCCTGACCCGTTCGCCCATTTCATCCGCCGCCTTGTTGGTGAAAGTAATTCCCAGAATCTGATGAGCGGGTACGTGCGCATGAATCAGCGAGGCGATCCGGTGGGTAATCACACGGGTTTTTCCTGAGCCCGGTCCCGCCAGGACCAGTAATGGTCCCTGGTGATGCGAGACGGCAGCGAATTGAGGTGGAGTCAGGACCTGCTGAAAATCCAAGTGAAAATCCTTTTAAACTGTGTCCAGTTTTACTGTAGCGGCTCCAGAGCCATTTGGACCGAGTATCATAGATTGAGTGACGCTATGGTTAAATGTGATGCGCTCTAAACATTGAAATGGATTTATTGTCTGAAACCACCAATGTACGTTCCCGCTCCCCAAATTCCAAATCGAACCCCGCGATTATTCAGCCCGAATCTGTATCTGAATCACTTAACAGAAACCAGCAGGGGATATCACAGGCAGCAACAGGGCGAAAAGCAGACTCAGGGCACTGTAATAGTGAACATTCGCATGTTTTGGTAATGTTGCGAATCCAAGCCGCTTTGGTTGATTGCACAATATTTGTGGGTCCACTAAACTGCGCAGAGATGATGTGATGATGTGCTTGAGAAATTGGCTGCCCGACTTTAACGATTTCGGGGCATGGGATGCCTGGCCAGAATCTCCAGCCCTGATTTTCGCCATCAAAAACAGTGGGAATTCTGCAATCTTAAAATATTGTTTTTGAAAGATCCCTGTGGACAGGGTTTTGCAGATATTGATGCTTGAATAGTTGATTGGGAGCAGGGATGTATGAATTCAACACACATTTCCTGCTGCTAAATGACGATAAATTATTTTACAACGGTAGTTTCCACCCCTACTACCATTAATGAGGGCCTTGGTGTCCCGCGTTCTTGTGAATGGTGGCGACCGTTATTCGAATCCCTTTGTCGACGGAGTGAGATCAGATATGCTTCTCAAGGAATCAAACCGAACCAGAAAGAACCAAAAATATTTTGGTGTGCTCGGCGTGGCAGTTTTAGGATTAGCCAGCCTGGCATTGGTTGTCACAACCACAATGGCTGTGGAAGACAAGAAGCCGGAAAAAGCAGACGTGGGTCTGCAGGGCATTTTACCACCCGAAGTTCCAGAAGATCTTTCCGAAGCACCGGAAGGACTTGAAGGCAAGTGGGCAACATGGGATCAGCAGGTGAGTGATCTGCTGGCCAAGCTCTACGAATCAGACCTGACTCTGAAACAGCAGAAGCAGACACTGGCAGCATTACAGACGAAGATCCAGGATGCACAAGGCCAGGCAGTTCTCGCTGATTACACCGGTCGTTTACAGCGTCGCGTGGAAATTGCGGATGCCGTTTTGAAAACACTGCAGGTCGATGTTGCTGCCGTCAAAGCAGCCCAGTTGAAAGCCCAGCAGAATAAATTGGCGAAGGCCACTGCTGCTCTTAAAAAATACCTGGCTACCATGGATAATGGAAACGGCTGGGTCGACTACCTGCAGTTGAATTCATTGCAGAAAGAATTGAAAAACAGCTATTCCGAAGTGGAACTGATGGATCTGCTGAAATCGCTCCAAAAGAAATTTGAAGAGCGGGGTGCTTTAACCGATGCAGAACAGCGAAAATTCTTCAACCGTCCTCAGTTCAAGAACCTGGAAAAATCAGTACGGGCGTTCCTGGCTGATTCGAAGCCAGGTGCGACCAAGATTGATGCTGGTAAAGTTCGCAAGCAGCTGACGACTCTGGTCAGTAACCTTGAAGAATATGAAGCATCAGAAAGCAACAAGAACTCATTTGAAGCACGTAAAGCATATGCTTTGTTGCGTCAGGAACTTTCAGGCGGCCTGGAACCACTGACCACAGCTCTGCGAAACAATTATTTCAACTATAACCTGCGTGTGATGGTTGCTGAAGACTTCATCAACCGTTTGATCAATGACAGTACCTGTGAAACCGGACCTGTCGTCGACTGCATCCTGGGTGCATATGTGACCGGAAATCAGGCCACCACTACAGAAATTGGCGTCGATTTCAAACCCAGCGATTCAACCCTGCGATTTGATTTAACCCTGAACGGTTTCACTAACAGCGAAACTTCCGGTACAACCAGCCAGGCCACGATTTACACATCAGGCCATCATCAGATCTGGGGTACCAAAGAAATTAACTTTGATGGCGATCTGTTCGAAACTCAGCCTGCCTGGGTCGAAGTCGCCGCCAATAACACCACCGTCGGTGCCAGCACCAAACTGGATCGTATTCCTCTGCTGGCTGGCATTGGTCGCAACATGGCTTACCGTCGCACTGCAGAACTGAAAGGCGAAGCAGAAGCGATCGCCGCACAACGCGTGCGAGATCGGGTTCGTCCCCGTTTCGATGAAGAAGTTGACGAACGCATCGGCCGCGCCAATGAAGAAGTCGATGGCAAGTTGAATAAGCGTCTGCGTGATAATGGTCTGTTTCCATCCGCCCGCAGCTACGCTTCGACTGATACCCATCTTTACATTCGAACCCGGTTGATGGATACCGGTGAACTGGCTGCCAATTCGCCACCACTGACCATCTCTGCCGACGAAAGCGTTGTCCTGCAGCTGCATGAATCGGTTATGAATAACAGCCTCTCCCGGATGAACCTGGAAGGCCGTAAAATTACCGATCAGGACCTGATCACCGAATTTGAAAAATCGATTGAAGATGTTCTGGGACGTAAATTTAAACTGGAACGACCTCCCGTTGATCCAGATAAAGGACCCAATATCCTGGCCTTCGATGATCACGATCCCATTCGCGTACAGATTACAGACAATACACTGAATCTGATCCTGCGTTGTGGATTTGAACAGCAGGGCGAAACCGCTGTGCCGACTCAGGTCATCACAGTTCCTCTGCACTTCAATGTCGACGGTGATAAAATTCATATCACCCGCGGAGATGTTAAATCATCGCCCGTCGTTCGACCAGAACGGATTGCTTCTCAGATTGCTCGTGCCGGCGTGGTTCGCAACAAAATGGAAAAAGCATTTCCAGATCGTGTTGAAGATTCACAGGTCAAAGCCAAACTGGAAAACCGCACCGTCTATCTGGACATCACTGGCATCAAAGCCAACGATGGCTGGTTGACGATCACCGTCGGTAACGACACGACAGTCGAAAAGAATGAAAGCAAGCTGCCTCTGCCACCCGAACCGGCAGAAACCGCTTCGGTGAAATAGTCAGACATTCCAGATCTGACCAGAAATAAAAAGAGGCGAATCGAATAGATTCGCCTCTTTTTTTACATAGACTGGGCTGTGGACGATATCAATAATCGATGTCGTCTGCTTCAATCGCTTCCTGCATGATCAGGTCGTAACGCAGGCTGGCATCTTTGCCGAACAGTTGTGCGAATGTGGCGTCCGCATCCAGTTGGCTGTCGATATCCACTTTCAGCAAGACGCGGTGTTTGGGGTCCAGCGTAGTCTCTTTGAGTTCGCTGGCCGTCATTTCACCCAGGCCTTTAAAGCGACCAATCTCGAACTTGCGGTTGGCCCCCAGCGATTCGACGATCTCTTCCTTCTGGACATCATCCTGAGCATAATGCTTCTCGCTGCCCACTTTGATGCAGTACAGAGGCGGCTGTGCCAGAAACAGCTTGCCCTGACGAATCAGTTCCCGCATATGCCGGAAGAAAAATGTCAGCAGCAGCGTGCTGATATGGTAACCATCGCTGTCGGCATCCATCAGCAGGATGATGCGGTTGTAGCGCAGATTCATAATCTCAAAGTTCGGGCCAATCCCGGTTCCCAGTGTTTCCACCAGATCCTTGATTTCCTGGTTCCCCATGATTTTGGAGATGGCCAGCGATTCGGTATTCAACACTTTACCTCGCAGTGGCAGCACAGCCTGAATGCGACTGTCGCGCCCCATCGCCGCGGTCCCACCCGCTGACAGACCTTCGACCAGAAACAGTTCTGATTCTTCCGGTTTATTGGAGCGGCAGTCCAGCAATTTGCCGGGCAGCGTCGATTTGCGGTTCGTGACCGATTTCCGCCGTACTTCTTTCTGGGCATCGCGACTGGCCATCCGCGCCCGTGCTGCCAGCACGATGCGACCTACGACGGCATCCGCAATGCTCGGGTTCTGATTCAACCAGGTTTCCAGCAACGGACGGACGATCCCTTCGACAAAGCCAGCGACTTCAGGGTTATTCAGCTTTTCTTTCGTCTGACCCTGAAACATCGGATCATTATGGAACACCGAAATCAGACAGAGCACGCCTTCGCGAATGTCATCGGTGGTAATCGCCAATCCTTTGTGCTTGATATTGTGCACGTCCATATAATTCTTGACCGCTTTGGCAATCCCCGAGCGCAGTCCGCTTTCGTGCGTTCCACCGGCATGAGTGCGGATCCCGTTCACATAACTGCGGATCTGCTCATCCGTGGCATCGGTCCATCTTAAGACGACTTCCACGCGGATGTTCTTATCTTCTTTCTCCGCGAAGAACAGCTGTTCGTGCACCGGTTTTTTCTGTTGTTCCTGGGTCAGTTTTTCCAGGTAGCCACGAATTCCTTCCGGATGCGAGAGTTCATGCGTCTCTTTTTTGACTTCATCGCGGAAGGTGATTTTCAAGCCGCCATGAATAAAGGCGACGTCTTCCAGGTGCTGGCGGATCGTGTCGGCGTTGAAATGCACGCGGCGGAAAATATCATCATCCGGTCGAAAATAAATTTCGGTTCCATGACCGCGGAATGGTTTCACTTTTTTAACGGGTGTCGTCGGTTTTCCTTTTTTATACCGTTGCATGTATTGGTGGCCATCGCGTACGACTGTCGCAATCATCTCGGAAGACAAAGCATTCACCACGGACGAGCCGACGCCGTGCAAACCACCGCTGCGGGCGTAGTTTTTATCGGAAAACTTACCGCCGGCATGCAGCGTGGTCAGAATCAGTTCCAGAGCAGACTTTTTGGTTTTGGAATGCTTGTCGACGGGAATTCCACGACCATTGTCTTTCACACTGCAGGATGCACCATCTTTATGCAGGGTGACAATGATGGTATCGGCTTCTTTGGCCAGATATTCGTCGACCGAGTTGTCAACAATTTCCCAGAGCAGATGATGCAGCCCTCGGATATCAACGCCACCGATATACATTGAAGGACGACGCCGGACCGCCTCCAGCCCTTCCAGGACTTCAATGTCATCAGCCGAATATTTTTTTGCGCCAGTTGTTTTTGCTGCAGTTGCCATAATACTTTTACTGATATTTCTCTATTGAAAATACGAACGAAAACGAGATTATAGGTGTTGTTCCAGAGATCCGTAAGTCGAGATACGATCAGTTTATGCTTCGTCGTCTCCCAGTTCGTCCCAGTCAACTACTTCGATGGGGGGATAGAGGATTTCTGCAAACCCGCTCCGCTGGCTGGTTTTCACACCTTTACCACCGCGTGAAGTCACACCATATTTCATTTGCCCAAAGGTCATTTTTTTGCCTGCCGTATTGACCACTCGCAGACAGTCGCTTGGACGGTTCAGCTGCAGAGCACCCATGACCTGGTCCCCTTTTTCCAGTCTGATGCCCTTAACCCCTTTGCCTGCATTGGAGAGCAGGGCGGCTTCTTCGATTTCACAATGCAGGACGCGGGCGTCTTTGGTGGCGATGAACATGGTTTCTGCTTCTTCTACCAGACCCGCATACACCACACGGTCATCCTTCCCCAGGCGACAGTATTTGCGGCCTGCTTTGGTCGAAGCCGTCCGGAACAGACTGAAAGAAATCCGCATGATCTGACCCTTTTCGGTGACGATCAATACGTGAGGTGTGGGAATGGGTTGCTTTTTGGTCGCTTTGTCCTCCGGCGTGAAGCGACTGTCTGTCGTTAAAGCCGCCACCAGAAATGCGCCATCGCTCATCCTGGCATGCTTCGACAGTGGCTCACCATAGCCGGAAGAAACAGGCACCTGTTCGATTGGCAGCGTGTAAGCCACACCATCGCTCGAGAAGAATACGACATGGTCCAGCGTGCTTCCCGGAGCGACTGCCAGTACACTGTCCCCTTCGCGGGTTCGGGTTTTGGCCAACTCCTGTGTGCCTTCTTTTGTCTTCAGGCGTCCCACGCGTTTAATCCAGCCTTCCCGCGAGACGACCACGTTCGTATTTTCGCGAACAATATAGGCCTGCGGATCGAATTCGGTAATCTCTTCCGAGGAGCCCAGTTTGGTCTGGCGTTTTTCCGGAAATTCGTCCGCCAGTTCCTTCAACTCATTTTCCACAACTTTCCAGAGTCGTTTATCCGATGCCAGAATCTTACGAATCTTTTCCGCTTCGGCTTCCTTCTCGGCCAGTTCTTCGCGAATCGTATTGATTTCCAGCTTCGAAATACGATAAAGCTGCAATTCAAGGATGGCCATCGTCTGGATCTCATCCAGAGGAAAATTGTCCATCAGCTTTTTGGCCGCATCCTGTTTTCCACTACTGGCACGGATCAGCTTGAGGGCTTTATCCAGATCATTAAAGATGATCTCAAAACCCTTCAGGATATGAATCCGCCGTTCGAGTAGCAGCAGCTGATATTCAAACCGCTTTCGGACCGAGACAAACCGGAAATCCAGAAAGTACTGCAGCATCTCCTTTAAATCACAACGGCGGGGCACGAGCACTTCCGATTCATCGGGTACCAGGCAGGTCATGTTGACCGAGAAGTTCTGCTCCAGATTCGTGTGTTTATACAAAAAGGCCATCACGGTTTCCGGGTCCGCGTCGGGCTTGATTTCCAGCACGACTTTCAAACCATTTTTATCATCGGTTTCATCAGCCACATCTACCAGTTGAGGGAGTTTTCTGGATTCAACAATTCCGCCGATCTCCGACAGCAGTGAACCCGTTTCCACACCATAGGGAACGGAATACACCACCAGCCGCTGCACGCCTTTCGTACTTGTGCCGGGTTCAGGTTTCCATTCACCACGCACTTTGACAGGGCCACGGCCTTCTTTATAGACCGCCGTGAGAGACTTTTTGTCTGTCACAATGCGGCCTCCCATCGGAAAGTCGGGACCTTTGATATGCTTCATTAACTGGGGAATGGTCGCATCGTCATGCTGGATCAGATGCACGCAGGCTTTGATGACTTCACCCAGATTATGAGGTGGAATACTGGTTGCCATCCCCACTGCGATCCCGTGAACTCCGTTGACCAGCAGGTTGGGAAACCGTGCCGGCAGTACGACCGGTTCGTCGCGTGTTCCATCATAATTGGGACGCATTTCCACGGTCTGATAACGCAGTTCGTTCATCAGATGTTCGGCGATTCCCGTTAACCGTGCTTCTGTATACCGGGCA
The sequence above is a segment of the Gimesia algae genome. Coding sequences within it:
- a CDS encoding coiled-coil domain-containing protein gives rise to the protein MSRVLVNGGDRYSNPFVDGVRSDMLLKESNRTRKNQKYFGVLGVAVLGLASLALVVTTTMAVEDKKPEKADVGLQGILPPEVPEDLSEAPEGLEGKWATWDQQVSDLLAKLYESDLTLKQQKQTLAALQTKIQDAQGQAVLADYTGRLQRRVEIADAVLKTLQVDVAAVKAAQLKAQQNKLAKATAALKKYLATMDNGNGWVDYLQLNSLQKELKNSYSEVELMDLLKSLQKKFEERGALTDAEQRKFFNRPQFKNLEKSVRAFLADSKPGATKIDAGKVRKQLTTLVSNLEEYEASESNKNSFEARKAYALLRQELSGGLEPLTTALRNNYFNYNLRVMVAEDFINRLINDSTCETGPVVDCILGAYVTGNQATTTEIGVDFKPSDSTLRFDLTLNGFTNSETSGTTSQATIYTSGHHQIWGTKEINFDGDLFETQPAWVEVAANNTTVGASTKLDRIPLLAGIGRNMAYRRTAELKGEAEAIAAQRVRDRVRPRFDEEVDERIGRANEEVDGKLNKRLRDNGLFPSARSYASTDTHLYIRTRLMDTGELAANSPPLTISADESVVLQLHESVMNNSLSRMNLEGRKITDQDLITEFEKSIEDVLGRKFKLERPPVDPDKGPNILAFDDHDPIRVQITDNTLNLILRCGFEQQGETAVPTQVITVPLHFNVDGDKIHITRGDVKSSPVVRPERIASQIARAGVVRNKMEKAFPDRVEDSQVKAKLENRTVYLDITGIKANDGWLTITVGNDTTVEKNESKLPLPPEPAETASVK
- a CDS encoding ATP-dependent helicase; this translates as MDFQQVLTPPQFAAVSHHQGPLLVLAGPGSGKTRVITHRIASLIHAHVPAHQILGITFTNKAADEMGERVRQLIPDSRVEISTFHKFCVKILRRYGRGVGLDSNFSIFDTTDQHQLIRFVLNELDIDTVAYNPSTIASMISRAKNDLITVERFVEIYQESVGDHLQAVAARVYPMYQKLLLESNAVDFDDLLLHVASLLKGSPELRATLDERYQYILVDEYQDTNLAQYQIVMGLSLNTRNLCVTGDPDQSIYGWRGAKIENILQFERDFPDCKTIRLEQNFRSTKEILRVADDLISHNQRRKAKSLFTENQDGSPVELLCFQDERHEADDIARRIRNAIDQGDHAYTDFAIFYRVNSLSRELELALARHKIPYQLAGSVAFYERTEVKDLLSYLKLVNNPDDRIAFSRIVNKPLRGIGKTTQNKLIRWADERGISLLEAAHQAADCPKLSKRAATMLARFAKMINGFSMADSGAVAHLMENIIDSTRLVDSWKESPDEDDQQRIANVNELLSTAKKYDDIYGEETTLEGFLEVSTLASATDQLDADAGRVTLMTLHAAKGLEYPVVFIIGVEQNLIPHERVLREELRDGLEEERRLFFVGITRAEQCLYLTQTRERSMRGRPWRTITSDFLKEIDVKLNDQTTDELFESRSHFDEFVESVKRGEIDTAALKAANPKRPLLMTGADLLKDSPQAAEIPQGFSVGMRVRHPRYGVGTVMSISGYARKRMVNVLFDDADEPQTFVAAHCPLQPLGLR
- a CDS encoding DNA gyrase/topoisomerase IV subunit B, giving the protein MATAAKTTGAKKYSADDIEVLEGLEAVRRRPSMYIGGVDIRGLHHLLWEIVDNSVDEYLAKEADTIIVTLHKDGASCSVKDNGRGIPVDKHSKTKKSALELILTTLHAGGKFSDKNYARSGGLHGVGSSVVNALSSEMIATVVRDGHQYMQRYKKGKPTTPVKKVKPFRGHGTEIYFRPDDDIFRRVHFNADTIRQHLEDVAFIHGGLKITFRDEVKKETHELSHPEGIRGYLEKLTQEQQKKPVHEQLFFAEKEDKNIRVEVVLRWTDATDEQIRSYVNGIRTHAGGTHESGLRSGIAKAVKNYMDVHNIKHKGLAITTDDIREGVLCLISVFHNDPMFQGQTKEKLNNPEVAGFVEGIVRPLLETWLNQNPSIADAVVGRIVLAARARMASRDAQKEVRRKSVTNRKSTLPGKLLDCRSNKPEESELFLVEGLSAGGTAAMGRDSRIQAVLPLRGKVLNTESLAISKIMGNQEIKDLVETLGTGIGPNFEIMNLRYNRIILLMDADSDGYHISTLLLTFFFRHMRELIRQGKLFLAQPPLYCIKVGSEKHYAQDDVQKEEIVESLGANRKFEIGRFKGLGEMTASELKETTLDPKHRVLLKVDIDSQLDADATFAQLFGKDASLRYDLIMQEAIEADDIDY
- a CDS encoding DNA gyrase/topoisomerase IV subunit A, which translates into the protein MAKRKSANNGTAGNGKPSTESDRIEYVPISDVTRRRYLNYAMSVITSRALPDVRDGLKPVQRRILYVMYHDLRLMANAKPRKCAKICGDTTGNYHPHGDASVYDALVRLAQDFNLRSPLINGQGNFGSIMGLPAAAARYTEARLTGIAEHLMNELRYQTVEMRPNYDGTRDEPVVLPARFPNLLVNGVHGIAVGMATSIPPHNLGEVIKACVHLIQHDDATIPQLMKHIKGPDFPMGGRIVTDKKSLTAVYKEGRGPVKVRGEWKPEPGTSTKGVQRLVVYSVPYGVETGSLLSEIGGIVESRKLPQLVDVADETDDKNGLKVVLEIKPDADPETVMAFLYKHTNLEQNFSVNMTCLVPDESEVLVPRRCDLKEMLQYFLDFRFVSVRKRFEYQLLLLERRIHILKGFEIIFNDLDKALKLIRASSGKQDAAKKLMDNFPLDEIQTMAILELQLYRISKLEINTIREELAEKEAEAEKIRKILASDKRLWKVVENELKELADEFPEKRQTKLGSSEEITEFDPQAYIVRENTNVVVSREGWIKRVGRLKTKEGTQELAKTRTREGDSVLAVAPGSTLDHVVFFSSDGVAYTLPIEQVPVSSGYGEPLSKHARMSDGAFLVAALTTDSRFTPEDKATKKQPIPTPHVLIVTEKGQIMRISFSLFRTASTKAGRKYCRLGKDDRVVYAGLVEEAETMFIATKDARVLHCEIEEAALLSNAGKGVKGIRLEKGDQVMGALQLNRPSDCLRVVNTAGKKMTFGQMKYGVTSRGGKGVKTSQRSGFAEILYPPIEVVDWDELGDDEA